Proteins encoded by one window of Amaranthus tricolor cultivar Red isolate AtriRed21 chromosome 4, ASM2621246v1, whole genome shotgun sequence:
- the LOC130811523 gene encoding purple acid phosphatase-like isoform X2, with protein MFLRLIPANFVVLQLFLGVIILNGSEFCEGGKTSSFLRKSNDISVDMPLDSDVFQVPPGYNAPQQVHITQGDHIGRAVIVSWTTPEPGSNIVTYWAENSSETKSAEAIVLTYKFVNYTSGYIHHCTIAGLEFDTKYYYEVGSGDPSRQFWFLTPPEPGPDVPYTFGLIGDLGQTHDSNKTLTHYMLNPTKGKTLLFVGDLSYADNYPNHDNARWDTWGRFIERNAAYQPWIWTAGNHEIDFLPEVGETIPFKPYTYRFPTPFKASHSTSPYWYSIKRASAYIIVMASYSAFGKYTPQYKWVLNELPKVNRTETPWLIVVMHCPMYSSYVHHYMEGETMRVLYEPYFVQYKVDVVFAGHVHAYERSERVSNIAYNISNGLCDPVIDQSAPVYITIGDGGNLEGLVYEMTKPQPKYSAYREASFGHGILDIKNRTHAYFGWHRNQDEYAVEADSLWLYNRYWHPIQEDLVASL; from the exons atgtttttacgATTGATTCCTGCTAATTTTGTCGTTCTGCAACTGTTTCTGGGTGTGATAATCTTGAATGGTTCAGAGTTTTGTGAAGGGGGAAAGACAAGTAGCTTCTTAAGAAAAAGTAATGATATTTCAGTGGATATGCCCTTAGACAGTGATGTCTTCCAAGTTCCTCCCGGCTATAACGCTCCTCAACAG GTTCATATAACACAAGGTGACCACATTGGTAGAGCTGTGATCGTCTCTTGGACAACCCCGGAGCCTGGATCAAATATTGTAACTTACTGGGCCGAAAACAGCTCAGAAACGAAATCTGCAGAGGCCATTGTTCTTACTTACAAGTTTGTAAATTACACTTCTGGCTACATTCATCATTGTACTATCGCGGGCCTAGAG TTTGATACAAAATATTATTATGAAGTTGGATCGGGTGATCCTTCGAGGCAATTTTGGTTCCTAACACCCCCAGAGCCTGGTCCTGATGTTCCTTATACTTTTGGTCTCATAG GGGACCTAGGTCAGACTCATGATTCAAACAAGACACTTACACATTACATGTTAAATCCAACTAAAGGCAAGACACTTCTGTTTGTTGGAGATTTGTCATATGCTGATAACTACCCGAATCATGACAACGCAAGGTGGGATACATGGGGAAGATTTATTGAAAGAAATGCTGCTTATCAACCATGGATTTGGACTGCTGGGAACCATGAAATAGATTTTCTTCCAGAAGTg GGTGAAACAATACCCTTTAAACCATATACCTACCGATTTCCAACACCATTCAAAGCATCGCACAGTACTAGTCCTTATTGGTACTCAATTAAAAGAGCTTCCGCCTATATCATTGTCATGGCTTCTTACTCGGCTTTTG GGAAATACACACCTCAATACAAATGGGTATTGAACGAGCTGCCTAAGGTTAACAGGACGGAGACCCCTTGGCTCATTGTGGTAATGCATTGCCCAATGTATAGTAGTTATGTGCATCACTATATGGAAGGAGAAACTATGAGAGTTCTATATGAACCATATTTTGTCCAATATAAGGTTGATGTCGTCTTTGCTGGTCACGTCCATGCCTACGAGAGATCA GAACGAGTATCCAACATCGCATATAACATCAGCAATGGCTTATGTGATCCTGTTATAGATCAATCAGCTCCGGTTTACATCACTATCGGAGATGGAGGAAATCTCGAAGGATTGGTATACGA GATGACGAAGCCACAACCAAAATACTCCGCTTATCGTGAGGCAAGCTTTGGGCATGGAATATTGGATATCAAGAACAGAACACACGCATATTTTGGATGGCACCGTAATCAAGATGAATATGCTGTGGAAGCAGATTCTCTATGGCTTTACAACAGATACTGGCATCCTATACAAGAAGACTTGGTTGCTTCTTTGTGA
- the LOC130811523 gene encoding purple acid phosphatase-like isoform X1 — protein sequence MFLRLIPANFVVLQLFLGVIILNGSEFCEGGKTSSFLRKSNDISVDMPLDSDVFQVPPGYNAPQQETLTKKLLVHIKEIVTKQCSILMTSWDNHHHCYTQCIPLKLVHITQGDHIGRAVIVSWTTPEPGSNIVTYWAENSSETKSAEAIVLTYKFVNYTSGYIHHCTIAGLEFDTKYYYEVGSGDPSRQFWFLTPPEPGPDVPYTFGLIGDLGQTHDSNKTLTHYMLNPTKGKTLLFVGDLSYADNYPNHDNARWDTWGRFIERNAAYQPWIWTAGNHEIDFLPEVGETIPFKPYTYRFPTPFKASHSTSPYWYSIKRASAYIIVMASYSAFGKYTPQYKWVLNELPKVNRTETPWLIVVMHCPMYSSYVHHYMEGETMRVLYEPYFVQYKVDVVFAGHVHAYERSERVSNIAYNISNGLCDPVIDQSAPVYITIGDGGNLEGLVYEMTKPQPKYSAYREASFGHGILDIKNRTHAYFGWHRNQDEYAVEADSLWLYNRYWHPIQEDLVASL from the exons atgtttttacgATTGATTCCTGCTAATTTTGTCGTTCTGCAACTGTTTCTGGGTGTGATAATCTTGAATGGTTCAGAGTTTTGTGAAGGGGGAAAGACAAGTAGCTTCTTAAGAAAAAGTAATGATATTTCAGTGGATATGCCCTTAGACAGTGATGTCTTCCAAGTTCCTCCCGGCTATAACGCTCCTCAACAG GAGACTTTAACTAAGAAACTACTGGTGCATATAAAAGAGATTGTCACAAAACAATGTTCAATTTTAATGACTAGTTGGGATAACCATCATCATTGTTATACTCAATGTATCCCTCTCAAGTTG GTTCATATAACACAAGGTGACCACATTGGTAGAGCTGTGATCGTCTCTTGGACAACCCCGGAGCCTGGATCAAATATTGTAACTTACTGGGCCGAAAACAGCTCAGAAACGAAATCTGCAGAGGCCATTGTTCTTACTTACAAGTTTGTAAATTACACTTCTGGCTACATTCATCATTGTACTATCGCGGGCCTAGAG TTTGATACAAAATATTATTATGAAGTTGGATCGGGTGATCCTTCGAGGCAATTTTGGTTCCTAACACCCCCAGAGCCTGGTCCTGATGTTCCTTATACTTTTGGTCTCATAG GGGACCTAGGTCAGACTCATGATTCAAACAAGACACTTACACATTACATGTTAAATCCAACTAAAGGCAAGACACTTCTGTTTGTTGGAGATTTGTCATATGCTGATAACTACCCGAATCATGACAACGCAAGGTGGGATACATGGGGAAGATTTATTGAAAGAAATGCTGCTTATCAACCATGGATTTGGACTGCTGGGAACCATGAAATAGATTTTCTTCCAGAAGTg GGTGAAACAATACCCTTTAAACCATATACCTACCGATTTCCAACACCATTCAAAGCATCGCACAGTACTAGTCCTTATTGGTACTCAATTAAAAGAGCTTCCGCCTATATCATTGTCATGGCTTCTTACTCGGCTTTTG GGAAATACACACCTCAATACAAATGGGTATTGAACGAGCTGCCTAAGGTTAACAGGACGGAGACCCCTTGGCTCATTGTGGTAATGCATTGCCCAATGTATAGTAGTTATGTGCATCACTATATGGAAGGAGAAACTATGAGAGTTCTATATGAACCATATTTTGTCCAATATAAGGTTGATGTCGTCTTTGCTGGTCACGTCCATGCCTACGAGAGATCA GAACGAGTATCCAACATCGCATATAACATCAGCAATGGCTTATGTGATCCTGTTATAGATCAATCAGCTCCGGTTTACATCACTATCGGAGATGGAGGAAATCTCGAAGGATTGGTATACGA GATGACGAAGCCACAACCAAAATACTCCGCTTATCGTGAGGCAAGCTTTGGGCATGGAATATTGGATATCAAGAACAGAACACACGCATATTTTGGATGGCACCGTAATCAAGATGAATATGCTGTGGAAGCAGATTCTCTATGGCTTTACAACAGATACTGGCATCCTATACAAGAAGACTTGGTTGCTTCTTTGTGA